A genomic segment from Desulfurispirillum indicum S5 encodes:
- a CDS encoding pyridoxine 5'-phosphate synthase: MVKLGVNVDHVATVRQARRGHDPEVVAAAALAELGGADSITIHLREDRRHIQDRDVHILMQTVSTSINLEMACTEEMIAIACAARPLQVTLVPEKREELTTEGGLDVLGNARELEKAATRLRDAGIRVSFFIDANQQQIQASRDCGAQAIEIHTGHYADARDEATSNRELLRIVESSHFTRQIGLQLNAGHGLNYTNVGPIAQIPGMRELNIGHSIVARALFVGMQRAVEQMKAVINQSMGLRELP; the protein is encoded by the coding sequence ATGGTAAAACTGGGAGTGAATGTCGACCATGTTGCCACAGTTCGCCAGGCCCGCAGGGGCCACGATCCGGAAGTTGTTGCCGCCGCCGCGCTGGCAGAGCTGGGTGGAGCGGACTCTATCACCATTCACCTGCGCGAGGACCGTCGTCATATCCAGGATCGCGATGTACACATTCTCATGCAGACCGTCAGTACCAGCATCAACCTGGAGATGGCCTGCACGGAAGAGATGATCGCCATTGCCTGCGCTGCCAGACCACTGCAGGTCACCCTGGTGCCGGAGAAGCGCGAAGAGCTGACCACCGAGGGTGGCCTGGATGTGCTGGGTAACGCCCGTGAGCTGGAGAAGGCCGCGACACGCCTTCGGGATGCGGGCATCAGGGTCAGTTTCTTCATTGACGCCAATCAGCAGCAGATACAGGCCAGCAGGGATTGTGGTGCCCAGGCTATCGAAATTCACACCGGCCACTACGCCGACGCCCGTGACGAGGCCACCAGCAACCGCGAACTGCTGCGTATTGTTGAGAGCAGCCACTTCACCCGCCAGATCGGCCTCCAGCTCAATGCGGGCCACGGCCTCAACTATACCAATGTCGGACCCATTGCCCAGATTCCCGGCATGCGCGAACTCAATATCGGCCACAGCATCGTCGCCCGCGCTCTTTTCGTGGGCATGCAGCGGGCAGTGGAGCAGATGAAAGCCGTCATCAACCAGTCCATGGGGCTTCGGGAGCTTCCATGA
- the acpS gene encoding holo-ACP synthase: MIQGVGVDMVEVERFDNMKLHFMERVFTPVEIEYASGVANSRERFAARFAAKEAFLKAMGTGLRDCRLKDMEVCHDPLGRPFFTFYGNLSRYNDRQRYNVQLSLSHTRQHAIAYCVIETGELCCSQPVPHGQHDNTS; encoded by the coding sequence ATGATCCAGGGAGTCGGCGTTGATATGGTGGAGGTGGAGCGCTTCGACAATATGAAACTGCACTTCATGGAGCGGGTCTTCACCCCGGTGGAAATCGAATATGCTTCGGGAGTTGCCAATTCGCGGGAACGCTTTGCCGCCCGCTTCGCTGCGAAGGAAGCTTTTCTCAAGGCCATGGGCACTGGACTGCGCGACTGTCGCCTCAAGGATATGGAGGTCTGCCACGATCCCCTTGGGCGTCCATTTTTCACTTTTTACGGTAATCTCAGCCGTTATAATGACCGTCAGCGCTACAATGTACAGCTCTCCCTCTCCCATACCCGCCAGCACGCCATCGCCTATTGCGTGATTGAGACGGGGGAGTTATGCTGTTCGCAGCCTGTGCCCCACGGCCAGCATGACAATACCTCCTGA
- a CDS encoding CTP synthase: protein MSNFTQKKYIFITGGVLSSLGKGLAAASIGALLEARGYRVKLQKFDPYLNIDPGTMSPYQHGEVFVTDDGAETDLDLGHYERFVNMTTNRYSNITTGQVYNNVITKERRGDYLGGTVQVIPHITDEIKRHIYLGNEDADIIMTEIGGTVGDIESLPFLEAIRQFAYDVGRENVCYMHLTLVPYMAASGELKTKPTQHSVKELREIGIQPDVLFCRTEYPLSYDIREKIALFCNVKPKRVIEAIDVDTIYRVPLQFYNEKADEAVLDVLGLEYNQADLSEWQRIVDRSINPSEETTIGVVGKYAKLKEAYKSLSESIGHAGIENDIRVNIKWIDAEEVTRQGAATLLQDVDGILVPGGFGDRGVEGKIQAIRYAREKKVPFFGICLGMQCAVIEYARNVLGIQEATSIEFDSEARHPVIDFMADQKNLTNLGGTMRLGKYDCRLQPDTLSHKAYGQELVSERHRHRLEFNNKYRDELQKAGLVISGTSPDDTLVEIVEVPNHPWFVACQFHPEFKSRPSKAHPLFREFIKASVKSGKLFKEE, encoded by the coding sequence ATGAGCAATTTTACACAGAAAAAATATATTTTCATCACGGGAGGCGTTCTGAGTTCGCTGGGCAAGGGGCTGGCGGCTGCCAGCATCGGAGCCTTGCTGGAGGCTCGCGGCTACCGGGTGAAACTGCAGAAATTTGACCCCTACCTGAATATCGACCCAGGCACCATGAGCCCCTACCAGCACGGGGAAGTCTTTGTCACCGACGATGGCGCGGAAACAGACCTGGATCTCGGCCACTACGAGCGCTTCGTCAATATGACCACCAACCGCTACTCCAACATCACCACCGGCCAGGTGTACAACAACGTCATCACCAAGGAGCGACGCGGCGATTACCTGGGCGGCACCGTGCAGGTAATCCCCCACATCACCGACGAAATCAAGCGCCATATCTACCTGGGCAACGAGGACGCCGACATCATCATGACGGAAATCGGCGGGACGGTCGGCGACATTGAAAGCCTGCCGTTCCTGGAAGCTATCCGTCAGTTCGCCTACGACGTGGGACGGGAAAACGTCTGCTACATGCACCTGACCCTGGTGCCCTACATGGCCGCCTCCGGTGAACTGAAGACCAAGCCGACCCAGCACAGTGTCAAGGAGCTGCGCGAAATCGGCATTCAGCCCGATGTCCTGTTCTGCCGCACGGAATACCCCCTTTCCTACGATATCCGCGAGAAAATCGCCCTGTTCTGCAACGTCAAGCCCAAGCGGGTCATCGAAGCCATTGATGTGGATACCATCTACCGCGTCCCCCTCCAATTCTACAATGAAAAAGCTGACGAGGCGGTTCTGGATGTGCTGGGTCTGGAATATAACCAGGCCGACCTGAGCGAGTGGCAGCGCATTGTGGATCGCAGCATCAATCCTTCTGAAGAGACCACCATCGGCGTGGTTGGCAAGTACGCCAAACTCAAGGAAGCCTACAAGTCCCTCTCTGAGAGCATCGGCCATGCCGGTATCGAAAACGACATCCGCGTCAACATCAAGTGGATCGACGCGGAAGAGGTGACGCGCCAGGGGGCAGCAACCCTGTTGCAGGATGTTGATGGCATCCTGGTTCCCGGCGGTTTTGGCGACCGGGGAGTGGAAGGAAAGATTCAGGCCATCCGCTACGCCCGCGAGAAGAAAGTTCCCTTCTTCGGTATCTGCCTGGGCATGCAATGTGCGGTTATTGAATACGCCCGCAACGTCCTGGGCATACAGGAAGCCACCAGTATTGAATTTGACAGCGAGGCCCGACACCCTGTCATTGACTTCATGGCCGACCAGAAAAATCTCACCAATCTCGGCGGCACCATGCGCCTGGGCAAATACGACTGCAGGCTCCAGCCCGATACTCTCTCCCACAAAGCTTACGGCCAGGAGCTGGTCAGCGAGCGCCACCGCCACCGCCTGGAGTTCAACAACAAGTACCGCGACGAGCTGCAGAAGGCTGGCCTGGTCATCTCAGGCACCAGCCCCGATGATACCCTGGTGGAGATCGTTGAAGTGCCTAACCACCCCTGGTTTGTGGCCTGCCAGTTCCACCCGGAGTTCAAATCGCGGCCATCCAAGGCCCACCCACTCTTCCGCGAATTCATCAAAGCCAGTGTCAAGAGTGGCAAACTCTTCAAAGAGGAGTAG
- a CDS encoding translocation/assembly module TamB domain-containing protein has translation MKKLTVIFFLILFLAMASIVWISSKVEGVVEYLRLEHGLDVTYSTLSANLRGIYFSDLVIEYQTHRAAFESAQITVFWKWPLAVPGLGLVISDGQISLGDLFPPDREPLDPEVLGSKLHQSTARFSPVVRGIRVERTDIALADGSRASNLTAAMDSSLDFQMTLDELSFHGQTIQNLEATGTLHPAALAASLEEAALEWQDHVLRARGHVGQRGIDMHLETSHSVDIRFLKTRLDIQVRAHGQWQELHHEGSVTSSRSTILGNGTFPDLRAEFHGDMQQVEVNLAPVDKSDFHLRATVPFDLETISLQATFDRFHLHPYLLPHIRFLDFDDISGEVEGSFSPDEGVLRGAGVLDFSYNAFHRPLKARLSTAMDIDRHGIRFHDGTLNSEHFTAEAGGELVFSGPDFFRLWSHGEVHDLAPILESFWVNFIDGNSRFAVSINGPATSPLVDVAFDSNDLRVFQGHLTHAFGSVQVDLNHITLHGITARTSTGEAQVSQGQISVYGANDVQLRFPYTAHNIRLEDALAFGNLTNLPSLPRILEADGQIEGEVRDLQITLQGSLAEHQWREGLFSPKLSVSGALLDQLVHASIEDEHSHVSIQGNMDFGGKLNFRAAGQDIPLSSYMRTLPAEWSLLLDSYGLYLSGTFAEPRLEGTLGNIQLENPEQDISLWGDVELTYAERVFSADITRMILQRPLIVSLHGSSFLHDMSGETSRQELFLRTSTEHGVLETEASLRNFSLEHMRVEGALDLALATIISRGALEGRGTVDVAIEGSDTIRGTIAFGTAAELFAVAQPQLRMRQLRANVTIDRLARRGSIDDIAFLVGRDGTGEAQVSASLNEQGLLSYSAGYQLHNVLYQQGRNVLLLNISGSVSGDTATEPQGEIAVDIRRGQLNIDRNGAAAPTSPLLQFPGNWTLNVQASSPIRFSMAEGSMLLLPQLQIRLQDGIVYPRGRIQVLSGSLLFNRDTYTLQRGSIEFSDSLIANLNLSATTTKQGYQIVITITGTSDEPRFLFRSVPSLPQEHIISLLLLGSYDEGLSPASAASHILANRIAETLNDITGPALRGEASFRVSSSGLMSDNPDIALTSELSQRLEVRIARELSAEGTQQFQVIYKIFDFLYVRGREHIGGSYGVDIEYRIGR, from the coding sequence ATGAAAAAACTCACGGTCATCTTTTTTCTGATACTTTTCCTCGCCATGGCGAGCATTGTCTGGATATCCAGCAAAGTTGAAGGGGTGGTGGAATATCTGCGCCTGGAACACGGCCTGGATGTCACCTACAGCACCCTTTCGGCCAATCTTCGCGGCATATACTTCTCCGACCTGGTCATCGAATACCAGACCCACCGGGCCGCTTTCGAGTCGGCACAGATCACGGTGTTCTGGAAGTGGCCCCTGGCAGTACCCGGCCTGGGGCTGGTGATTTCCGACGGCCAGATCAGCCTCGGCGATCTCTTTCCCCCGGATCGCGAACCCCTTGACCCTGAGGTGCTGGGCAGCAAGCTGCACCAGAGTACCGCCCGCTTCAGTCCAGTGGTACGGGGCATTCGCGTTGAACGTACCGACATCGCCCTTGCAGATGGCTCCCGTGCCAGCAACCTGACCGCGGCCATGGACAGCTCCCTTGATTTCCAGATGACCCTGGATGAGCTCTCCTTCCACGGGCAGACCATACAGAACCTTGAAGCCACGGGCACATTGCACCCCGCTGCACTGGCGGCCTCCCTGGAAGAGGCTGCCCTGGAATGGCAGGATCATGTCCTGCGTGCCCGGGGGCACGTAGGACAGCGGGGAATCGACATGCACCTGGAAACCAGCCACAGCGTCGACATCCGCTTCCTGAAAACGCGCCTGGATATTCAGGTGCGCGCCCATGGCCAGTGGCAGGAGCTGCACCATGAGGGCTCGGTCACAAGTTCCCGTTCCACCATTCTGGGCAATGGTACCTTTCCAGATCTGCGCGCAGAGTTCCATGGCGACATGCAGCAGGTCGAGGTGAACCTCGCTCCTGTGGACAAATCAGACTTCCACCTGCGGGCCACGGTTCCCTTTGACCTGGAGACCATCAGCCTGCAGGCCACCTTTGACCGCTTTCACCTGCACCCCTACCTGCTGCCCCATATCCGCTTTCTGGATTTTGATGATATTTCCGGCGAAGTTGAGGGTTCGTTCTCCCCTGATGAAGGGGTGCTGCGCGGCGCTGGTGTTCTGGATTTCTCCTATAACGCTTTCCACAGGCCCCTGAAAGCCCGGCTCAGTACAGCAATGGATATCGACCGCCATGGTATCCGCTTCCACGATGGCACCCTGAATTCTGAACACTTCACTGCGGAAGCGGGCGGTGAGCTGGTCTTCAGTGGTCCTGACTTCTTTCGCCTGTGGAGCCATGGCGAAGTTCACGACCTGGCCCCCATCCTGGAAAGCTTCTGGGTGAACTTCATCGACGGCAACTCGCGCTTTGCGGTCAGTATCAACGGTCCAGCCACCTCACCGCTGGTGGATGTGGCCTTTGACTCCAACGATCTTCGGGTCTTCCAGGGGCATCTGACCCACGCCTTTGGCAGTGTGCAGGTGGATCTCAACCATATCACCCTGCATGGCATCACCGCACGCACATCCACTGGCGAGGCACAGGTCAGCCAGGGGCAGATCTCTGTCTACGGAGCCAATGATGTCCAGCTGCGCTTCCCCTACACCGCCCACAATATCAGACTCGAGGATGCCCTGGCCTTTGGCAATCTGACGAATCTTCCCTCTCTGCCACGCATTCTGGAGGCTGATGGGCAGATTGAAGGCGAAGTGCGGGATCTGCAGATTACCTTGCAGGGGTCGCTGGCGGAACACCAGTGGCGCGAGGGGTTGTTCAGCCCGAAGCTTTCCGTAAGCGGAGCACTTCTCGACCAGCTTGTCCACGCCTCCATCGAGGACGAGCACTCCCATGTCAGCATCCAGGGGAATATGGATTTTGGCGGCAAGCTGAATTTCCGGGCGGCCGGGCAGGATATTCCCCTCTCCTCCTATATGCGCACCCTGCCTGCCGAGTGGTCCTTGCTGCTGGACAGCTACGGGCTGTACCTCTCAGGAACCTTTGCTGAGCCACGCCTTGAAGGAACCCTGGGTAACATTCAACTGGAAAACCCGGAACAGGATATCTCCCTGTGGGGAGATGTGGAACTTACCTATGCGGAGCGCGTCTTCAGCGCCGACATCACCCGCATGATCCTGCAGCGCCCCCTGATTGTCTCCCTGCACGGCAGTTCATTCCTCCACGACATGAGCGGGGAAACCAGTCGCCAGGAGCTCTTCCTGCGCACGTCCACGGAGCATGGCGTCCTCGAGACTGAGGCCTCGCTCCGGAACTTCTCCTTGGAGCACATGCGCGTGGAGGGTGCCCTTGACCTGGCTCTGGCAACCATCATCTCCCGGGGTGCTCTGGAAGGCAGAGGCACCGTTGACGTGGCCATCGAGGGCAGCGATACCATCAGGGGCACCATCGCCTTTGGCACTGCGGCAGAGCTGTTCGCAGTTGCTCAGCCCCAGCTGCGCATGCGACAGCTCAGGGCCAATGTCACCATTGATCGCCTGGCCCGCCGGGGTTCCATTGACGATATCGCCTTTCTGGTCGGGCGCGATGGCACTGGCGAGGCCCAGGTGTCGGCATCACTGAATGAGCAGGGACTGCTCAGTTACTCCGCTGGCTACCAGTTGCACAATGTGCTTTATCAACAGGGGCGCAATGTTCTGCTGCTCAATATCTCCGGCAGCGTCAGCGGCGACACGGCCACGGAACCCCAGGGAGAAATCGCCGTGGATATCAGGCGTGGCCAGCTCAATATTGACCGCAATGGAGCCGCAGCACCCACCTCACCACTGCTGCAGTTTCCCGGCAACTGGACCCTGAATGTCCAGGCATCTTCTCCCATTCGCTTCTCCATGGCAGAGGGCAGTATGCTGCTGCTCCCCCAGCTGCAGATTCGCCTGCAGGATGGAATAGTCTATCCACGCGGCAGAATCCAGGTGCTCTCCGGCAGCCTGCTTTTCAACCGGGACACCTACACCCTGCAGCGGGGATCAATAGAGTTCAGCGACAGCCTCATCGCAAACCTGAACCTCAGCGCAACCACCACCAAGCAAGGCTACCAGATTGTCATTACCATAACCGGTACCAGTGACGAGCCGCGTTTTCTCTTCCGCAGTGTGCCCAGTCTTCCCCAGGAGCACATCATCAGCCTGCTTCTCCTGGGCAGCTACGACGAAGGACTTTCCCCTGCTTCCGCGGCTTCCCATATCCTGGCCAACCGCATCGCGGAAACCCTCAATGATATAACCGGCCCCGCACTGCGCGGTGAAGCCTCGTTCCGCGTCTCATCCAGCGGTCTGATGAGCGACAATCCCGACATCGCCCTCACCAGTGAACTCTCTCAGCGACTGGAAGTACGCATTGCCCGTGAGCTCAGCGCTGAGGGCACCCAACAGTTCCAGGTGATCTACAAAATCTTTGATTTCCTCTACGTGCGTGGCCGCGAGCATATCGGCGGATCCTACGGCGTGGATATTGAATACAGGATTGGTCGCTGA